Proteins encoded within one genomic window of Babesia bigemina genome assembly Bbig001, chromosome : IV:
- a CDS encoding prefoldin subunit 5 (c-myc binding protein) , putative: MSIPMDAAAKAGADSPAAQVPNLSIQELNMVILRLEEEVNQMQTLVNVLTVAVERFQESKSCLDELSDRKHEIQVPLTSLVYVPGEIANPGKVLVAIGTGYYIEMSMDKAHEFYERKIGVVEDQLRKLHAICSSKNKQITQTYSLLDHKLNILRNAQAAAPAGGAA; encoded by the exons ATGTCGATACCAATGGATGCGGCCGCGAAGGCCGGCGCCGACTCGCCCGCCGCCCAGGTGCCGAACTTGAGCATACAGGAGCTCAACATGGTCATATTACGTTTAGAAGAG GAAGTCAACCAGATGCAGACTCTGGTGAACGTGCTCACCGTTGCTGTCGAGCGGTTCCAGGAGTCCAAAAGCTGCTTAGACGAACTCTCTGATCGCAAACACGAGATCCAGGTGCCGCTAACTTCTCTTGTCTACGTGCCAG GCGAGATTGCGAACCCCGGTAAGGTGCTAGTTGCCATTGGAACGGGTTATTACATTGAGATGAGCATGGACAAGGCCCATGAGTTTTACGAACG TAAGATTGGCGTCGTGGAGGACCAGTTGCGGAAGCTTCACGCCATATGTTCGTCAAAGAACAAGCAAATTACGCAGACATACTCACTGCTCGACCACAAGCTGAACATTCTGCGCAATGCCCAGgccgctgcgcctgctggCGGTGCTGCGTGA
- a CDS encoding cytochrome c oxidase assembly protein Cox11 subunit, putative has product MAGHFGQSSVVKTGLMATYFTLHRPLFHVGARIRCHSSLAAINRWFDTAPSRRFSSRVVPPSQSHTPKATQSRDGREDKFMYLQTRFSRTPVVNPLKEADSIGTTLLGVFIALFGITFACVPLYEFFCQQSGYMGTTKRVKTYKPPPDDRGGRMFEIDFVTHSHLKWDFKPAQRSVVIGAGETTLAFYTVKNLTDKPVIGVAAYHVIPDEAGGFFNKIQCFCFEEQMLHPGEEVDLPVLFFLDPDILKDKHGVDKITLTYTFFEANSEIPPEYTTLLKRMFDPSIWARHILL; this is encoded by the exons ATGGCTGGTCATTTTGGCCAGTCCTCAGTGGTGAAAACTGGCTTAATGGCCACTTATTTCACACTTCATAGGCCATTGTTCCATGTGGGAGCGCGAATTCGGTGCCATTCGAGCTTAGCCGCCATTAATCGGTGGTTCGACACAGCGCCGTCACGCCGTTTTAGCAGTCGTGTCGTTCCACCCTCCCAATCGCACACACCTAAGGCTACACAAAGTCGCGATGGACGCGAAGATAAGTTCATGTACCTTCAAACCAGGTTCTCGCGCACCCCGGTTGTCAATCCGCTCAAAGAGGCGGACTCTATAGGAACTACTCTGCTCGGAGTTTTTATCGCATTGTTCGGGATCAcgtttgcctgcgtgcctcTTTACGAGTTCTTCTGCCAGCAATCCGGCTACATGGGCACCACTAAGAGGGTGAAGACGTACAAGCCTCCTCCGGACG ATCGTGGCGGGCGCATGTTTGAAATTGACTTCGTGACTCATTCTCATTTGAAGTGGGATTTCAAgcctgcgcagcgcagcgtgGTGATAGGGGCCGGTGAGACGACGCTTGCATTCTACACCGTGAAGAACCTCACTGACAAACCCGTGATCGGCGTGGCCGCGTATCACGTCATCCCTGACGAGGCTGGCGGCTTTTTCAACAAGATCCAATGTTTCTGTTTCGAGGAGCAAATGCTTCATCCAG GCGAGGAAGTTGACCTACCGGTGCTTTTCTTTTTGGACCCCGACATTTTGAAGGACAAGC ATGGTGTCGATAAGATAACCCTGACGTACActtttttcgaggccaatTCAGAAATTCCGCCGGAGTACACCACGTTATTAAAGCGTATGTTCGACCCATCAATATGGGCCCGCCACATTTTGCTATAG
- a CDS encoding fructose-1,6-bisphosphate aldolase, putative: MRFQVKLSQERAKELAENARRIAAPGKGILAADESTGTIKKRFDNVGVENTEQNRADYRSLLFSTKGLGEYISGCILFEETLFQQSPCGKSMVELLLAEGILPGIKVDKGLVPIPNTDEEVSTTGLDGLAERCQKYYNAGARFAKWRAVLSIDVAKNKPSNLSVLETAHTLARYASICQQNGLVPIVEPEILADGDHSIEVCAEVTERVLAAVFKALSDHKVLLEGALLKPNMVTQGVDCKDKPSPQTVGFLTSRALRRTVPPALPGIMFLSGGQSESMATVHLNEINKCNKHPWSLSFSYGRALQSSVIKTWNGSMANAAAAQAVLMKLAQQNSEASTGSLKGDLSDDGQSLFEAKYIY; encoded by the coding sequence ATGCGTTTTCAGGTAAAACTATCCCAGGAACGTGCTAAGGAGTTGGCGGAGAATGCACGCCGCATTGCCGCCCCGGGAAAGGGTATCCTTGCAGCCGACGAGAGCACCGGCACCATTAAGAAGCGTTTTGACAATGTAGGCGTCGAGAACACGGAACAGAACCGCGCTGACTACCGCTCCCTGTTGTTTTCAACCAAAGGCCTTGGAGAGTACATTTCGGGTTGCATTCTTTTCGAGGAGACGCTGTTCCAGCAGTCCCCATGCGGCAAGAGCATGGTTGAGCTCTTGCTCGCCGAGGGTATCTTGCCTGGCATTAAGGTGGACAAGGGACTGGTGCCCATCCCCAACACTGACGAGGAAGTCAGCACCACCGGTTTGGACGGTTTGGCTGAAAGATGCCAGAAATACTACAACGCCGGCGCCCGCTTCGCCAAATGGCGCGCGGTTTTGTCCATTGACGTTGCTAAGAACAAGCCGTCTAACCTGTCCGTGCTAGAGACCGCCCACACGCTGGCGCGTTACGCTtccatctgccagcagaaCGGCTTGGTGCCCATCGTGGAGCCCGAGATTTTGGCCGACGGTGACCACTCCATCGAGGTGTGCGCTGAGGTTACTGAGCGCGTGTTGGCTGCCGTCTTCAAAGCCCTGAGCGACCAcaaggtgctgcttgaAGGCGCTCTTCTTAAGCCGAACATGGTGACCCAAGGTGTCGACTGCAAGGACAAGCCGTCCCCGCAGACAGTAGGCTTCCTCACCTCCCGTGCGCTACGTCGCACTGTCCCACCCGCTCTCCCTGGCATAATGTTCCTCTCTGGTGGCCAGTCCGAATCCATGGCCACCGTCCACCTGAACGAGATCAACAAGTGCAACAAGCACCCATGGAGCCTAAGCTTCTCCTACGGCCGTGCGCTGCAATCATCTGTCATTAAGACCTGGAATGGTTCCATGGCCAACGCTGCCGCTGCTCAGGCCGTCTTGATGAAGCTTGCGCAGCAGAACTCCGAGGCATCCACCGGCTCCTTGAAGGGCGATTTGTCGGACGACGGCCAATCGCTTTTCGAAGCTAAATACATATACTAA
- a CDS encoding -Structural maintenance of chromosomes protein 6 gives MDAREERAAEGATPELGDSTSATLPEAFENSAGKVVKVQLINFLNHANLLIHCSPYLNMIFGMNGLTQRTEGKSAIVQGMALCFGGYGHSAGRDTALLHYIKDYHLRDGPSYARVEVTLSNQGDGAYKPELYGDAIVLARVIHKNHSSFYMGGTLVKKATVNKKEVDRYLRHIKMSIGNPTTYMDQESSKSFFFHSNPSSFYRYYSAAAGLVEMEQNLSTEKRNLEECKAELKVRKRVLHPDREKLRDLSKQISLFEEKLTEWKSAKEMYRLSQYRAYKERYEALKETYDRFHQTDPKDEIVKLQNSIELFSAEHEEVKFDMQTQTSKTYHHKDSITTITDQIAVLNDSIGDMQSRISAKKACISQVETAMANLDGELSAVAAEPADADKKCLERELDVCRKEYEDVTEQQESTSSAMADIESAIEDIETQIQKAKIDLDEQRRENASLEFSTVPSVRSDPLRRALYRYDVNAVREDIQRMRDQGVFIYMPIGPIGDYLVVTRDAPTWKVLAVVEHHLRSMVHTWVVASEQDRRALESLLIKHGCSRSQSKIIKSNVFMRPDLVERMQRKLSTMSHRQSIYSYLAVKEIPPLLLYVLDDVCGIGRAVICIDDEQMYEVLSEGGDKVNVVYSLTRLNSGRRLNGSLYLSPCYEKHPFSYEYGNEGDYSWEREERKDSGTQRESSLKSLLSSLSKELSECNSRLNAHRSKLDEIKAEQTRVIRKRTRLETDLETELDSLQSTSHSSRYNKCCEALEEIRSDYRRQLKALGAELATLEAELSAMESNKATKEEELKVANSDLKATLKTVSSLKVDMQKIQQRINTQKTQIKALQKNMEDYNFKLDGYVNDLKEAEKKLESHKAELEAEGIDYSAELPTKSPEDYLQILNLSNDVLKRIVDDSRNIEAHLQSLREKHAAAEQSLRDKELRLTETTENYSLQKKNYVKRCRRFEECRARIEHKAKKAFRQTLDAVTGYDGNLVFNDVNRTLDIQIHNKQQSYSRAHLATDLKTLSGGEQSAIQLSMLQSLATISFSPIHMFDEVDVYMDESTRIKNIESLVQFAANNKNRQIFLVTPHSELAKHIKDKYPDISKIFNVARDV, from the exons TGAACGGAC TAACACAACGTACAGAGGGCAAAAGCGCAATTGTGCAAGGCATGGCTCTGTGCTTCGGTGGTTATGGCCATTCAGCAGGTCGTGACACCGCGCTTTTACACTACATCAAAGACTACCACCTTCGAGATGGACCCAG CTATGCCCGTGTGGAGGTCACGCTTTCCAATCAAGGGGACGGCGCCTACAAGCCAGAGTTGTACGGTGACGCCATCGTTCTTGCAAGAGTCATACATAAAAACCATTCATCGTTTTACATGGGCGGAACTTTGGTTAAAAAGGCGACGGTAAACAAGAAAGAGGTTGATCGCTATCTGCGCCACATCAAAATGAGT ATCGGTAACCCCACGACGTACATGGATCAGGAGTCCAGCAAGTCATTCTTCTTCCACTCGAACCCTAGCAGCTTCTATCGGTACTActcagctgcagctggtcTGGTGGAGATGGAGCAGAATTTGAGCACGGAGAAACGTAATTTGGAGGAGTGCAAGGCGGAGTTGAAGGTACGCAAGCGCGTCCTGCACCCAGACCGTGAGAAGCTACGAGATCTTTCTAAGCAGATATCACTCTTCGAAGAAAAGCTTACGGAATGGAAGTCGGCGAAGGAGATGTACAGACTATCGCAGTATCGCGCGTACAAAGAGCGGTACGAAGCTCTCAAGGAGACGTACGACCGGTTTCACCAAACCGACCCCAAGGATGAAATAGTGAAACTGCAAAATTCCATTGAATTGTTCAGCGCGGAGCACGAGGAGGTGAAATTCGATATGCAAACGCAAACTTCGAAAACATACCATCACAAGGATAGCATCACTACCATCACCGACCAGATTGCCGTTTTGAACGACTCCATCGGCGACATGCAGTCGCGTATTTCCGCCAAGAAGGCGTGTATATCGCAAGTGGAAACCGCAATGGCAAATTTGGATGGCGAGCTCTCCGCAGTGGCGGCGGAGCCGGCGGATGCAGATAAAAAGTGTCTGGAGCGTGAACTTGACGTCTGCCGCAAGGAGTACGAAGATGTCACCGAACAGCAGGAATCTACCTCGTCTGCTATGGCCGACATTGAGAGCGCCATAGAAGACATTGAGACGCAGATACAGAAAGCAAAAATCGATCTTGATGAGCAGAGGCGAGAGAACGCCTCGTTGGAGTTTTCGACGGTACCAAGTGTAAGGTCAGACCCGTTACGTCGGGCTCTCTATCGTTACGACGTCAATGCGGTTCGCGAAGATATCCAGAGGATGCGGGATCAGGGAGTGTTCATTTACATGCCCATTGGGCCAATTGGCGATTACCTGGTGGTGACACGAGACGCCCCGACATGGAAAGTGCTGGCTGTGGTGGAGCATCACCTCCGTAGCATGGTCCACACATGGGTGGTTGCTTCAGAGCAGGATCGTCGCGCGTTGGAGAGCCTGTTGATCAAGCACGGTTGCAGCCGCAGCCAGTCCAAGATCATTAAGAGCAACGTATTCATGCGTCCCGACCTCGTGGAACGTATGCAGCGAAAGCTGTCCACGATGAGTCATCGGCAATCCATTTACAGTTACCTCGCCGTGAAGGAAATCCCCCCTCTACTGCTGTACGTGCTAGATGACGTGTGTGGCATAGGCCGCGCTGTTATCTGCATCGATGACGAGCAGATGTATGAGGTGCTCTCTGAGGGTGGCGATAAAGTAAATGTTGTATACTCTTTGACCCGATTGAATAGCGGCAGAAGACTAAACGGATCGCTCTACCTGTCGCCGTGTTACGAAAAGCACCCATTCTCATACGAGTAT GGAAACGAAGGCGACTACTCGTGGGAGCGGGAGGAACGGAAGGACAGCGGCACTCAGCGTGAGAGTTCACTAAAGTCCCTGTTGTCATCTTTATCCAAGGAGCTTTCGGAGTGCAATTCGCGTCTAAATGCCCATCGCAGCAAACTCGACGAAATAAAGGCCGAACAGACGAGGGTAATACGAAAACGTACCCGGCTGGAAACGGATTTGGAAACAGAACTTGACAGCTTGCAATCAACAAGCCATAGCAGCCGTTACAACAAGTGTTGCGAAGCGTTGGAGGAGATTCGTTCCGATTACCGTCGCCAGCTGAAGGCTCTCGGTGCTGAGCTGGCCACCTTGGAGGCGGAGTTGTCGGCCATGGAATCCAACAAAGCTACGAAGGAAGAGGAGCTTAAGGTTGCCAACAGCGATTTGAAAGCTACTTTGAAGACTGTTTCCTCCTTGAAGGTAGATATGCAGAAAATACAGCAGCGTATCAACACACAAAAGACACAGATAAAGGCTCTGCAGAAAAATATGGAGGATTATAATTTCAAGTTGGATGGGTACGTGAACGACCTTAAGGAGGCTGAAAAGAAACTTGAGAGCCACAAGGCTGAGTTGGAAGCAGAAGGCATCGATTACTCCGCTGAGCTGCCCACCAAATCGCCGGAAGATTACTTGCAAATACTCAACCTCAGCAACGATGTGCTTAAGCGAATTGTGGACGACTCGAGGAACATTGAGGCTCACCTGCAGTCGCTACGTGAAAAGCACGCCGCTGCGGAACAATCACTACGGGATAAAGAACTACGGCTTACTGAGACGACCGAAAACTACAGCCTACAGAAAAAGAATTACGTCAAGCGTTGCAGGCGTTTCGAGGAGTGCCGAGCACGTATTGAACATAAAGCGAAGAAGGCATTCCGACAGACGCTCGACGCAGTTACGGGGTACGATGGGAACCTGGTTTTCAATGACGTGAACCGCACGCTAGACATACAAATCCATAACAAACAgcaatcgtactcacgcgCCCACTTGGCCACTGACCTGAAG ACACTCAGCGGAGGCGAGCAATCTGCGATCCAGCTCTCCATGCTGCAAAGCTTGGCTACAATATCGTTCTCGCCCATCCACATGTTCGACGAAGTTGACGTATACATGGACGAGAGCACGCGAATCAAAAA CATCGAGTCCCTGGTGCAATTCGCTGCAAACAATAAAAACCGCCAGATCTTCTTGGTGACCCCGCATTCCGAGTTGGCCAAACATATAAAGG ACAAATACCCTGACATCAGCAAAATCTTCAACGTCGCTAGGGACGTATGA
- a CDS encoding ATP-dependent helicase, putative — protein sequence MANAILSQRDEIVAAVEGHNVVAFSGPTESYASSYIPSFLYKAGFTSSSNCRKNPPRICVAHSRHQEVKSSAESCSVLINNPSKVACHLGSAASLDSTADIVYVTEDCLLRRLVADPLLSDYGVVILTGLQDRLLCTEILLALLKRILSKRSRLRIVLIFEGGNVDDVLTFFRRRATEKDTAAETSPSCGDEVSKPNPGSLLPLGDVYHVHLKCDSISYKVQYLSAPCPNYLDAAVSTVWSICRSEPSGNVLVFVPSSEELELLHTNLLESAKSFREQGAGSLNVVPLGVGGSTEQHIKKNPYASRNIYICCDLKDYRSKVDSIRYVVDCGFSRRMVSDHVNTGSVACTVTATRDEMRRRSNIIRGSGKCYRLLTEAHFMDNSLVMEFPISEMKTTDLTTMILFIKSLGVADFSDFEFVVQPPIDAIEHALTTLFLLGAIDGNGDVVYPCGNVMAELPYTAMLSNFLYRSTELGCSAEALTICAMLEVQDIVLKRGNVKSTYQTERLQAAMRGFAASEGDLFSYFNVYQLARYYRDEDSKWLGRHMVSGSGIRSAEKIRSQLAALLKKYQLPEVSCGDNSAVLLEAVFKSFFLNVACKEHLVRTLLTSRHLDVGLKVKSKVLDDEGNAILTNELQPYLLVASLDTSKTRRLYIHSGSFLADEQPDWVVFNESMDIDGEYFMRDVTAIQPEFLQKYAPHYYGEVQVRSYLTDN from the exons ATGGCGAATGCTATTCTGAGCCAGAGGGACGAgatcgtcgctgccgttgaGGGTCACAATGTCGTTGCCTTTTCGGGCCCAACTGAGTCCTACGCATCCTCATACATTCCTTCTTTCCTATACAAGGCGGGATTTACGTCAAGCAGCAACTGTCGAAAGAATCCTCCGCGAATATGCGTGGCTCATTCCCGTCACCAGGAAGTTAAGTCTTCCGCCGAATCTTGCTCTGTGTTGATCAACAATCCTTCCAAAGTTGCATGTCATCTGGGTTCGGCGGCTTCACTGGATTCTACGGCTGACATAGTCTACGTCACTGAGGACTGCCTGCTGCGGCGTTTGGTTGCTGACCCTCTGCTGTCAGACTACGGTGTTGTGATTCTGACTGGTCTGCAGGACCGTCTGCTGTGCACTGAGATTCTCTTGGCGCTGTTGAAGCGCATATTATCGAAGCGTTCGCGATTGCGCATCGTGTTAATTTTTGAGGGTGGCAATGTGGATGATGTATTAACCTTCTTCCGCCGACGGGCCACAGAAAAAGACACTGCGGCGGAAACATCTCCCTCATGCGGGGATGAGGTGTCAAAACCGAATCCGGGAAGCTTGCTCCCGTTGGGTGATGTTTATCATGTCCACCTGAAATGTGACTCCATCTCGTACAAGGTGCAGTACCTATCGGCGCCTTGCCCGAATTATTTGGACGCCGCAGTATCTACAG TGTGGAGCATATGCCGAAGCGAACCATCCGGCAACGTGCTTGTCTTCGTGCCGTCTAGCGAGGAGCTGGAGCTGCTCCACACCAACCTTCTGGAGAGCGCGAAATCGTTCCGGGAACAGGGAGCAGGTAGTTTGAATGTCGTACCGCTTGGGGTCGGCGGATCTACAGAGCAACATATTAAGAAGAATCCTTATGCCTCTCGAAACATTTACATTTGCTGCGATCTCAAGGATTACCGAAGCAAAGTGGACAGCATACGTTACGTGGTCGACTGCGGTTTCAGCCGCAGAATGGTCTCCGACCACGTTAACACCGGTTCTGTGGCCTGTACGGTCACCGCCACCCGCGACGAGATGCGGCGGCGGTCAAACATAATTCGTGGCTCTGGGAAATGCTACCGGCTGCTAACAGAAGCCCACTTTATGGACAACAGTTTGGTGATGGAGTTCCCGATCTCCGAGATGAAGACGACAGACCTGACTACGATGATTTTGTTCATCAAATCATTGGGTGTCGCCGACTTTTCGGATTTCGAGTTCGTGGTGCAGCCGCCCATCGATGCGATCGAGCATGCGCTTACCACTCTGTTTCTACTCGGCGCCATTGACGGTaacggcgatgtagtgtaTCCGTGTGGCAATGTGATGGCCGAACTTCCATACACCGCCATGCTGTCCAATTTCCTTTATCGCAGCACCGAGCTCGGGTGCTCTGCAGAGGCGCTTACTATTTGCGCAATGCTTGAGGTGCAGGATATCGTGCTAAAGCGCGGAAATGTCAAATCGACATACCAGACTGAGCGACTACAGGCAGCCATGCGCGGATTCGCTGCTAGTGAGGGTGACCTATTTTCCTACTTCAACGTGTATCAGCTAGCGCGCTACTACCGCGACGAAGATTCCAAGTGGCTCGGAAG GCACATGGTGAGTGGCTCCGGCATTCGTTCGGCGGAGAAGATCCGAAGCCAACTTGCGGCTTTGCTTAAGAAGTACCAGCTTCCGGAG GTTAGCTGTGGTGATAATTCggcggtgctgcttgaAGCCGTATTCAAGAGTTTCTTTCTGAACGTGGCGTGCAAGGAGCACTTGGTGAGGACTCTACTGACATCTAGGCATCTAGATGTGGGTCTAAAGGTGAAGTCAAAGGTGTTGGACGATGAAGGGAACGCAATACTAACCAACGAGTTGCAGCCATATCTGCTAGTAGCAAG CCTTGACACTAGCAAAACCCGGCGACTCTACATCCACTCCGGCTCCTTTTTGGCGGATGAGCAACCCGATTGGGTGGTGTTCAACGAG tcgatggacaTCGACGGCGAGTACTTCATGAGGGACGTCACTGCGATTCAACCAGA ATTCCTACAGAAGTATGCACCTCACTACTATGGCGAGGTGCAGGTGCGAAGTTACCTGACGGATAACTGA